The Chloroflexota bacterium genome includes a window with the following:
- a CDS encoding Gfo/Idh/MocA family oxidoreductase — protein MTKLRIGIISTARIGERRVIPAMQQSSNVEVTAVASRDLPRAQAFAAQLGIPKAYGAYEALFADPDVDAVYNPLPNSMHAEWTIKAAQAGKHVLCEKPFASNTAETDTMIAACASHKVVLMEAFMYRFHPQNEKAMALIRSGAIGKVQMVRAVFNFQIASETNIRLNAGLAGGALMDVGCYCVNAARTLAGAEPVRVSALAQFGAASRVDETLIGALQFPSGAYASIACSFRTPYRTHYEVIGERGRIELPQPFTTNNLPTRVLLHDRDDHTQAFEFPALDQYTRMSEHFARVVLDGEPLRYPPSEGRAQMRVLDALYESARTGRAVDLS, from the coding sequence ATGACCAAACTTCGCATCGGCATCATCAGCACCGCCCGCATCGGCGAGCGGCGCGTCATCCCGGCGATGCAGCAGTCGTCCAACGTCGAAGTCACCGCCGTTGCCAGCCGCGACCTGCCGCGCGCGCAGGCGTTCGCCGCGCAACTCGGCATCCCGAAGGCGTATGGCGCCTACGAAGCGCTGTTCGCTGACCCGGACGTGGACGCCGTCTACAACCCGCTGCCCAACTCGATGCACGCGGAGTGGACGATCAAGGCGGCGCAGGCCGGCAAGCACGTCCTGTGCGAGAAGCCGTTCGCGTCCAACACGGCCGAGACCGACACGATGATCGCTGCCTGCGCCTCACATAAGGTCGTCCTGATGGAAGCGTTCATGTACCGCTTCCACCCGCAGAACGAGAAGGCGATGGCGTTGATTCGCTCCGGCGCGATCGGCAAAGTGCAGATGGTGCGCGCCGTCTTCAACTTCCAGATCGCGTCGGAGACGAATATCCGGCTGAACGCGGGCCTGGCCGGCGGCGCGTTGATGGACGTCGGCTGCTACTGCGTCAATGCCGCGCGCACGCTCGCCGGCGCGGAGCCGGTGCGCGTCTCGGCGCTGGCGCAGTTCGGCGCGGCCAGCCGCGTCGACGAGACGCTGATTGGCGCATTGCAGTTCCCGAGCGGCGCGTACGCGTCGATCGCGTGCAGCTTCCGCACGCCATACCGCACGCACTACGAGGTCATCGGCGAGCGCGGCCGCATCGAGTTGCCGCAGCCGTTCACCACCAACAATCTGCCGACGCGCGTGCTCCTGCACGACCGTGACGACCACACGCAGGCGTTCGAATTCCCCGCGCTCGACCAGTACACGCGCATGTCCGAGCACTTCGCCCGCGTCGTGCTGGACGGTGAGCCGCTGCGCTACCCGCCGTCCGAAGGCCGCGCGCAGATGCGCGTGCTCGATGCGCTGTACGAGTCGGCGCGCACTGGTCGCGCCGTCGATCTCTCCTGA
- a CDS encoding LLM class flavin-dependent oxidoreductase: MPATPLEFGWVVQPVPMTAPYNDSAQRSIRANNKRFMDLLSPHFKSAWLEDHFQWLPKPGASNDTLEVMTHMAYLMAQYPSLKFGTLVLGQSYRNPALLAKMTGTLHYLSGGRFIIGIGAGWKEDEYRSYGYDYPAPGVRTRQLDEYTQILKLMLTQSPASFEGKYYTIKDAYNDPLPDTPVTLMIGGSGERGTLRTAAKYADWWNFPWRSVEEFKQKIDVLHAHCADVGRDPNEITLSICLMVSLSNDPEKAAKHAVGNFPVLKGNADDVTRQLEPYVAAGARQIQIRFRDYPSTEGVELFIEKVLPRFQ; this comes from the coding sequence ATGCCCGCCACTCCGCTCGAGTTCGGCTGGGTCGTCCAGCCGGTGCCGATGACGGCGCCCTACAACGACTCGGCACAGCGTTCGATCCGTGCCAATAACAAGCGATTCATGGACCTGCTCAGTCCGCACTTCAAGAGCGCGTGGCTGGAAGACCATTTCCAGTGGCTGCCCAAGCCTGGGGCGTCGAACGACACGCTCGAAGTCATGACGCACATGGCGTACCTGATGGCGCAGTACCCGAGCCTCAAGTTCGGCACGCTTGTGCTCGGCCAGTCGTACCGCAACCCGGCCCTGCTCGCCAAGATGACCGGCACGCTGCATTACCTGTCCGGTGGCCGCTTCATCATCGGCATCGGCGCGGGCTGGAAAGAGGACGAGTACCGCTCCTACGGCTACGACTATCCCGCGCCCGGCGTCCGCACGCGCCAACTCGACGAGTACACGCAGATCCTGAAGCTGATGCTCACGCAGTCGCCCGCCTCGTTCGAGGGCAAGTATTACACGATCAAGGACGCCTACAACGACCCGTTGCCCGATACGCCGGTCACGCTGATGATCGGCGGCAGCGGCGAGCGCGGCACGCTGCGCACCGCCGCGAAGTACGCCGATTGGTGGAACTTCCCGTGGCGCTCCGTCGAGGAGTTCAAGCAGAAGATCGACGTGCTGCACGCGCATTGCGCCGACGTCGGCCGCGACCCCAATGAGATTACGCTGTCGATCTGCCTGATGGTCAGCCTCTCGAACGACCCGGAGAAAGCCGCCAAGCACGCGGTGGGCAACTTCCCAGTGCTTAAGGGCAACGCCGACGATGTCACGCGCCAGTTGGAGCCGTACGTCGCGGCCGGCGCGCGCCAGATTCAGATCCGCTTCCGCGATTACCCGAGCACCGAAGGCGTGGAGTTGTTCATCGAGAAAGTGCTGCCCCGCTTCCAGTAG